Proteins encoded by one window of Sediminicoccus rosea:
- a CDS encoding enoyl-CoA hydratase-related protein — translation MNEARVTLEVAAGIARLTFDHPRRMNAITAAMWQALPGLLDQVQDDPAIRVLLLQGAGDRAFCTGNDISEFEAIRADAAQSAAYNALQRAVAERMAALEKPAIAAIHGHCLGAGLELALQCDMRFASQEARMGVPAVRLGLPYRLEDIAKLVDVAGLATARRMVLTGRSFAGAELERMGLVTQMLPDRAAMLAAAEAAASDIAAAAPLSLRAAKAAFREIARRDGPPDLARAQALADACYDSADYAEGRAARREGRPPRFTGR, via the coding sequence GTGAACGAGGCGCGCGTCACGCTGGAGGTCGCGGCCGGCATCGCGCGCCTCACCTTCGACCATCCGCGCCGGATGAACGCCATCACCGCCGCCATGTGGCAGGCGCTGCCCGGCCTGCTGGACCAGGTCCAGGACGACCCCGCCATCCGCGTGCTGCTGCTCCAGGGTGCGGGCGATCGGGCCTTCTGCACCGGCAACGACATCTCGGAATTCGAGGCGATCCGCGCCGATGCCGCGCAATCCGCCGCCTACAACGCGCTCCAGCGCGCGGTGGCGGAACGCATGGCGGCGCTGGAGAAGCCCGCCATCGCCGCCATCCACGGCCATTGCCTGGGCGCAGGGCTCGAGCTCGCCCTGCAATGCGACATGCGCTTCGCGAGCCAGGAGGCGCGCATGGGCGTGCCCGCCGTCCGCCTGGGCCTGCCCTACCGGCTGGAGGATATCGCGAAGCTCGTGGATGTGGCCGGCCTCGCCACCGCGCGGCGCATGGTGCTGACCGGGCGCAGCTTCGCCGGCGCCGAGCTGGAGCGGATGGGCCTCGTCACGCAAATGCTGCCCGATCGGGCCGCGATGCTGGCAGCGGCCGAGGCGGCGGCCAGCGACATCGCCGCGGCCGCACCGCTCTCGCTGCGCGCCGCCAAGGCCGCCTTCCGCGAGATCGCGCGACGCGACGGCCCGCCAGACCTGGCCCGCGCCCAGGCGCTGGCCGACGCCTGCTACGACAGCGCCGATTACGCCGAGGGCCGCGCCGCCCGGCGCGAGGGCCGCCCGCCGCGCTTCACCGGCCGCTAA
- a CDS encoding EAL domain-containing protein, with amino-acid sequence MSTAARRPLGDRERFVAFAFAGADMLVETNLEGQIAFTAGAFRVRFGAAPESFMGQDLAALIAAPDRSSFAAALALMPERGRLSPTVIRLANAEQTPFVVSGLHLALPGEPPRLCLSMGPVPIPLDPAADATPTAVALLREAETRLRRPGQGAGGLGLIEVSGPMTAEMRAALTGQAGNMAAELAPGRYGLLSAAGASAAEIAAVTERLEILLRQQGQGGSVSGGMLQLDGGALSPVQAVRALRHGLATFTRAGAAGLLEEGFSNGLSGFVEQITARAGTIRRAIAQRRFHLDYQPIMSLGERALHHYEALLRPERGLLGADAGPQDFVTLAETVGLTEELDLAVTEVALQAASALTGAQRIAVNISGLSLQSTAFRKSLDALIAAHPSAGQRLMVELTESAEIEEEAAAAATLESLRARGIPVCLDDFGAGAAAFRYLKAFRVDYVKVDGSFVEAAMRSERDRSFVASMVDLSVAVGARVVAERIETEEMALMMRGLGVHLGQGWHFGRPGPLPKPQTVAVARRSGKQESWG; translated from the coding sequence ATGAGCACCGCCGCCCGCCGCCCCCTGGGCGACCGCGAGCGCTTCGTCGCCTTCGCCTTCGCCGGCGCCGACATGCTGGTCGAGACCAACCTGGAAGGCCAGATCGCCTTCACCGCCGGCGCCTTCCGCGTGCGCTTCGGCGCCGCGCCGGAAAGCTTCATGGGCCAGGACCTCGCCGCCCTCATCGCCGCGCCCGATCGCAGCAGCTTCGCCGCCGCCCTGGCCTTGATGCCCGAGCGCGGCCGCCTCTCGCCCACCGTGATCCGCCTCGCGAATGCCGAACAGACGCCCTTCGTCGTTTCCGGCCTGCACCTGGCCCTGCCGGGCGAGCCGCCGCGGCTGTGCCTTTCCATGGGCCCGGTGCCCATCCCGCTCGATCCCGCGGCCGATGCCACGCCCACCGCCGTGGCGCTGCTGCGCGAAGCGGAGACGCGGCTACGCCGGCCGGGCCAAGGCGCGGGCGGGCTCGGCCTCATCGAGGTGTCGGGCCCGATGACGGCGGAGATGCGCGCCGCGCTGACCGGCCAGGCCGGCAACATGGCGGCGGAGCTGGCGCCGGGCCGCTACGGGCTGCTCTCCGCCGCCGGAGCCAGCGCGGCCGAGATCGCCGCCGTGACCGAACGCCTCGAGATCCTGCTGCGGCAGCAGGGACAAGGGGGCAGCGTGAGCGGCGGCATGCTGCAGCTGGATGGGGGCGCGCTTTCGCCCGTCCAGGCCGTCCGGGCATTGCGGCATGGGCTGGCCACCTTCACCCGCGCCGGCGCCGCCGGGCTGCTCGAGGAGGGCTTCAGCAACGGGCTCTCGGGCTTCGTCGAGCAGATCACCGCGCGCGCCGGCACCATCCGCAGGGCCATCGCCCAGCGGCGCTTCCACCTCGACTACCAGCCCATCATGAGCCTCGGCGAGCGCGCCCTGCACCATTACGAGGCGCTGCTCCGCCCCGAGCGTGGCCTGCTGGGGGCCGATGCGGGCCCGCAGGATTTCGTCACCCTGGCCGAGACGGTCGGCCTGACGGAGGAACTCGACCTCGCCGTCACCGAGGTCGCTTTGCAGGCGGCCAGCGCACTCACCGGGGCGCAGCGCATCGCGGTGAACATCTCCGGCCTGTCGCTCCAGAGCACGGCCTTCCGCAAGAGCCTGGACGCGCTGATCGCGGCCCATCCCTCCGCCGGGCAGCGCCTGATGGTGGAGCTGACCGAGAGCGCCGAGATCGAGGAGGAGGCCGCAGCCGCCGCCACGCTCGAAAGCCTGCGCGCGCGCGGCATCCCGGTCTGCCTCGATGATTTCGGCGCGGGCGCCGCGGCCTTCCGCTACCTCAAAGCCTTCCGCGTGGACTATGTGAAGGTGGATGGCAGCTTCGTCGAGGCGGCGATGCGCAGCGAGCGGGACCGCAGCTTCGTTGCCTCCATGGTGGATCTTTCCGTCGCCGTGGGCGCCCGCGTGGTGGCCGAGCGGATCGAGACGGAAGAGATGGCGCTCATGATGCGCGGGCTTGGCGTGCATCTCGGCCAGGGCTGGCATTTCGGCCGCCCCGGCCCCCTGCCGAAGCCCCAGACGGTGGCAGTGGCGCGACGCAGCGGAAAGCAGGAAAGCTGGGGCTGA
- the plsX gene encoding phosphate acyltransferase PlsX produces MAAPSEGALRRFSLAVDAMGGDHAPDSVLDGLDLAAERHPKAQFLLVGDEARLREGLKTRPRAAKLCVIRHAPDAIPGDMKPTVALRQGRNSSMRLAIDAVAKGEAAGVVSAGNTGALMALAKIVIKTMPEIGRPALAAITPSARGDVVMLDLGANIQCDARNLVEFAIMGDAFARAVLGLPNPTIGLLNVGSEELKGDDRVRQAAEVLREGHAGINFHGFVEGHDIAAGTVDVVVTDGFTGNVALKTGEGALKLMRDLLRQVFTSSIPARAGYLLARPALERLREWMDPRRYNGAILLGLNGVVVKSHGGTDATGFAHAMDVAMDMVTHGFTQNIREGLSRLATHAPPMTGSEADPSAVTAQQD; encoded by the coding sequence ATGGCGGCACCCTCCGAGGGGGCTTTGCGGCGATTTTCCCTCGCCGTTGACGCCATGGGCGGCGACCATGCCCCCGACAGCGTCCTCGACGGCCTGGACCTCGCGGCGGAGCGCCACCCCAAGGCGCAGTTCCTGCTCGTGGGTGACGAAGCGCGGCTGCGCGAAGGGCTGAAGACTCGGCCGCGCGCCGCCAAGCTCTGCGTCATCCGCCACGCGCCGGACGCGATCCCGGGCGACATGAAGCCGACCGTGGCGCTGCGCCAGGGGCGGAACTCCTCCATGCGCCTCGCCATCGACGCGGTGGCCAAGGGCGAGGCGGCGGGCGTCGTCTCCGCCGGCAACACGGGCGCGCTCATGGCGCTCGCCAAGATCGTCATCAAGACGATGCCCGAGATCGGCCGCCCGGCGCTGGCCGCCATCACCCCCTCCGCGCGGGGCGACGTGGTCATGCTCGACCTTGGCGCCAACATCCAGTGCGATGCGCGCAACCTCGTCGAATTCGCCATCATGGGCGATGCCTTCGCCCGCGCCGTGCTCGGCCTGCCCAACCCCACCATCGGCCTGCTCAATGTCGGCTCCGAGGAGCTGAAGGGCGATGACCGCGTGCGCCAGGCGGCCGAGGTACTGCGCGAGGGCCATGCCGGCATCAACTTCCATGGCTTTGTCGAGGGGCATGACATCGCCGCCGGCACCGTGGACGTGGTGGTGACGGATGGCTTCACCGGCAATGTCGCGCTCAAGACCGGCGAGGGCGCGCTGAAGCTGATGCGCGACCTGCTGCGCCAGGTCTTCACCTCGAGCATCCCGGCCCGCGCCGGCTACCTGCTGGCAAGGCCTGCGCTGGAGCGGTTGCGCGAGTGGATGGACCCACGCCGCTACAACGGTGCCATCCTGCTCGGCCTGAACGGCGTCGTCGTGAAGTCGCATGGCGGTACGGACGCGACGGGTTTCGCCCATGCCATGGACGTGGCGATGGACATGGTGACGCACGGCTTCACGCAGAACATCCGCGAGGGCCTCTCGCGCCTCGCCACGCATGCGCCGCCCATGACCGGCTCCGAGGCCGATCCGTCGGCCGTGACCGCTCAGCAGGACTGA
- a CDS encoding isochorismatase family protein, translating into MTETDEEIYARQGLGRRAGFGVAPALVIVDYVVGFADPSQFGGGNIGPAIAETVHLLAHARRKGWPVAHTRVVYAEDGSDAGVFTLKAPSLLKLTEHSPLSQIIPELTPAPGELVVRKRGASAFFDTNLAGFLTMRRVDTLIVAGCTTSGCVRATVVDSLQHDFRTIVATDCVGDRAIAPHEANLFDMGQKYADLMTRAEIEALG; encoded by the coding sequence ATGACCGAGACCGATGAAGAAATCTACGCCCGCCAGGGCCTCGGCCGCCGTGCGGGCTTCGGCGTCGCGCCCGCGCTGGTCATCGTGGACTATGTGGTGGGCTTCGCCGACCCGTCGCAATTCGGCGGCGGAAATATCGGCCCCGCCATCGCTGAAACCGTCCATCTGCTCGCCCATGCGCGGCGCAAGGGCTGGCCGGTCGCGCATACCCGCGTGGTCTATGCCGAAGATGGCTCGGATGCGGGCGTCTTCACCCTGAAGGCGCCTTCGTTGCTGAAGCTGACGGAGCATTCGCCGCTCTCGCAGATCATCCCGGAACTCACGCCCGCGCCGGGCGAACTCGTGGTGCGCAAGCGCGGCGCCTCGGCCTTTTTCGACACGAATCTCGCGGGCTTCCTGACGATGCGACGGGTGGACACGCTGATCGTGGCAGGCTGCACCACCTCGGGCTGCGTGCGCGCGACGGTGGTCGATTCCCTGCAGCATGATTTCCGCACCATCGTGGCGACGGATTGCGTGGGCGACCGCGCCATCGCGCCGCATGAGGCCAACCTCTTCGACATGGGCCAGAAATACGCGGACCTGATGACGCGGGCCGAGATCGAGGCGCTGGGGTGA
- the tcuB gene encoding tricarballylate utilization 4Fe-4S protein TcuB, which yields MTGTESEATIEARRQMEICNACRYCEGYCAVFPAMTLRREFTTGDLTHLANLCHSCKGCYHACQYAPPHPFGINVPETFATIRAESYAEYAWPQGMGRAFERNGTLVSLAAFLSVTLVLLLTMALQDPAILYTAQTGTGAFFRVIPYWLMVGMASLSFGYALFAMGMGAVRYWRGTAPGAGQKPITAGPVAEAAVDILTLRNLGGGGHGCNDLDDSFAQARRHLHHAMFYGFMMCFAATSVGAFYHHFMGWKSPHAFLSLPVQLGTWGGVLLCIGTAGLLWVKTVTDPGPVAKRLLGGEYAMLALLFLISSTGLLLLAIRHTGAMGVMLAIHLGLVLAFFLVMPYSKMVHGVYRGLALLRNAQEKHK from the coding sequence ATGACCGGCACGGAGAGCGAAGCCACCATCGAAGCGCGGCGGCAGATGGAGATCTGCAACGCCTGCCGCTACTGCGAGGGCTATTGCGCCGTCTTTCCCGCGATGACGCTGCGGCGGGAGTTCACGACGGGTGACCTCACGCATCTCGCGAACCTCTGTCATTCCTGCAAGGGCTGCTACCACGCCTGCCAATATGCGCCGCCGCACCCCTTCGGCATCAACGTGCCGGAGACCTTCGCGACGATCCGTGCGGAATCGTATGCCGAATACGCCTGGCCACAGGGCATGGGCCGCGCCTTCGAGCGCAACGGCACGCTGGTCTCGCTGGCCGCCTTCCTCTCGGTCACGCTGGTGCTGCTGCTGACCATGGCGCTGCAGGACCCGGCCATCCTCTACACCGCGCAGACCGGCACGGGCGCCTTCTTCCGGGTGATCCCCTATTGGCTGATGGTGGGCATGGCCTCGCTCAGCTTCGGCTATGCGCTCTTCGCCATGGGGATGGGCGCTGTGCGCTACTGGCGCGGCACGGCGCCGGGCGCGGGGCAGAAGCCCATCACGGCGGGGCCGGTGGCCGAGGCGGCGGTGGACATCCTGACGCTGCGCAACCTGGGCGGCGGCGGGCATGGCTGCAACGACCTGGATGACAGCTTCGCCCAGGCGCGGCGGCACCTGCACCACGCCATGTTCTACGGCTTCATGATGTGCTTCGCGGCCACCAGCGTGGGCGCCTTCTACCATCATTTCATGGGCTGGAAGTCGCCGCATGCCTTCCTGAGCCTGCCCGTGCAGCTCGGCACCTGGGGCGGCGTCCTGCTGTGCATCGGCACGGCCGGGCTGCTGTGGGTGAAGACGGTGACGGACCCCGGCCCGGTGGCGAAGCGCCTGCTGGGCGGGGAATACGCCATGCTGGCGCTGCTCTTCCTGATCAGCAGCACGGGCCTGCTCTTGCTCGCGATCCGCCATACGGGCGCGATGGGCGTGATGCTGGCCATCCATCTCGGCCTCGTCCTCGCCTTCTTCCTGGTGATGCCCTACTCGAAGATGGTGCACGGGGTGTATCGCGGCCTGGCCCTGCTGCGGAACGCGCAGGAGAAGCACAAATGA
- a CDS encoding tripartite tricarboxylate transporter substrate-binding protein produces MIARRAALGLLALPGLARAQGRPIRLIIPFTAGGSNDIVGRILAEGMSARLGQPIVIENRGGAGGILGNDIVAKAAPDGTTILLAGSGSFVISSLVHPRVPYDVANGFAPIGLLGAAPNVIAVHPSVPAGNLAELGAFARGKNPPLTFGTPGAGTTAHALGAMIALTLGFELDAIHYRGTAPALTDVVAGRVQMITNAAAPFLPFLSAGTLRAIAIAGRQRASILPELRTSFEQGFPQIDSATWYGLLAPAGTPVEATARLHAAMNATLADPVVRSRLIENGVELETSPTPADFGRFVASERERWAVIVQRANLRAD; encoded by the coding sequence ATGATCGCGCGCCGTGCCGCCCTTGGCCTGCTGGCGCTGCCAGGGCTGGCCCGGGCGCAGGGCCGTCCCATCCGGTTGATCATCCCCTTCACCGCCGGCGGCAGCAACGACATCGTGGGCCGCATCCTGGCCGAGGGCATGTCGGCGCGGTTGGGCCAGCCTATCGTCATCGAGAATCGCGGCGGCGCGGGCGGCATCCTGGGCAATGACATCGTCGCCAAGGCGGCGCCCGATGGCACCACCATCCTGCTCGCGGGCAGTGGCTCCTTCGTGATCTCGAGCCTCGTGCATCCGCGCGTGCCTTATGACGTGGCGAATGGCTTCGCGCCGATCGGCCTGCTGGGGGCGGCGCCCAATGTCATCGCGGTGCACCCCTCGGTGCCGGCGGGCAACCTGGCGGAACTCGGCGCCTTCGCGCGCGGCAAGAACCCGCCACTCACCTTCGGCACGCCGGGCGCGGGCACCACGGCGCATGCGCTGGGCGCGATGATCGCACTGACGCTCGGCTTCGAGCTGGACGCCATCCATTACCGCGGCACGGCCCCCGCGCTGACCGATGTGGTGGCCGGGCGCGTACAGATGATCACCAATGCGGCGGCGCCCTTCCTGCCCTTCCTCTCGGCCGGGACGCTGCGCGCCATCGCCATTGCCGGGCGCCAGCGCGCCTCCATCCTGCCGGAGCTGCGCACCTCCTTTGAGCAGGGCTTCCCGCAGATCGACAGCGCCACCTGGTATGGGCTGCTGGCGCCCGCCGGCACGCCGGTGGAGGCGACGGCCCGCCTGCATGCCGCGATGAACGCGACGCTGGCCGACCCGGTGGTGCGCTCGCGCCTCATCGAGAATGGCGTCGAGCTGGAAACGAGTCCGACTCCCGCCGATTTCGGGCGCTTCGTTGCGAGTGAGCGTGAGCGCTGGGCCGTGATCGTGCAGCGGGCGAATCTGCGGGCGGATTAG
- a CDS encoding beta-ketoacyl-ACP synthase III, whose translation MTLRSVIAGCGGHLPPNVLDNDALAARFGLDTSDAWIRERSGITQRHLAGPDESCASLGAEAARKALAHAGAAVDEVDGIIVATATPDHAFPSTAVRIQALLGMTRGFGFDLSAACTGFVYALSVADAMIRAGQAKSLLVIGSEVYSRILDWTDRGTCVLFGDGAGAVLLRAEEGERGVLSTHLHADGRHGDILLVEGTAGPLRMAGREVFKHAVNKLSAVVDEALAANSIGREDVQWLVPHQANIRIIEAMGKKLGLPRERVVVTVDRHANTSAASVPLALAEAVHDGRIQRGDLVLLEAIGGGLTWGGALVRF comes from the coding sequence TTGACGCTTCGTTCCGTGATCGCCGGCTGCGGCGGCCATCTGCCCCCCAATGTGCTGGACAATGACGCCCTGGCGGCCCGCTTCGGCCTGGACACCAGCGATGCCTGGATCCGCGAGCGCAGCGGCATCACCCAGCGCCACCTCGCCGGGCCGGATGAGAGCTGCGCCTCGCTCGGCGCCGAGGCCGCGCGCAAGGCGCTGGCCCATGCCGGCGCCGCCGTTGATGAGGTGGACGGCATCATCGTCGCCACCGCCACGCCGGACCATGCCTTCCCCTCCACCGCCGTTCGCATCCAGGCGCTGCTGGGCATGACGCGCGGCTTCGGCTTCGACCTCTCGGCCGCCTGCACGGGCTTCGTCTATGCCCTCTCGGTCGCGGATGCGATGATCCGCGCGGGCCAGGCGAAGTCCCTGCTCGTCATCGGCAGCGAAGTCTATTCGCGCATCCTCGACTGGACCGACCGCGGCACCTGCGTGCTCTTTGGCGACGGCGCGGGCGCGGTGCTGCTGCGCGCGGAAGAGGGCGAGCGCGGCGTACTCTCCACCCACCTGCACGCCGATGGGCGCCATGGTGACATCCTGCTGGTGGAGGGCACCGCGGGCCCGCTGCGCATGGCGGGGCGCGAGGTGTTCAAGCACGCGGTCAACAAGCTCTCCGCCGTGGTGGACGAGGCACTGGCAGCGAATTCCATCGGCCGCGAGGATGTGCAGTGGCTGGTGCCGCACCAGGCGAACATCCGGATCATCGAGGCGATGGGCAAGAAGCTCGGCCTGCCGCGTGAGCGCGTGGTGGTGACGGTGGACCGCCACGCCAACACTTCCGCCGCCTCCGTGCCGTTGGCGCTGGCCGAGGCGGTGCATGACGGCCGGATCCAGCGCGGCGACCTGGTGCTGCTGGAAGCCATCGGCGGCGGCCTCACCTGGGGCGGGGCGCTGGTTAGGTTTTAG
- the tcuA gene encoding FAD-dependent tricarballylate dehydrogenase TcuA, whose product MVEFTRLWDVLVVGGGNAALSAAITAARAGASVIVAEHAPKAMRGGNSRHTRNLRALHPKPTDVLTESYLEEEYWDDLLRVTGGRTDEALARMCIRASEHAPGFLRDCGVVFQPSLSGTLSLSRTNAFFLGGGKALVNALYRTAEKLGITILYDTEVQHIAIEEGFAREAIVSWRGFPQRIRAKAVIASAGGFQANREWLREYWGDAADNFQIRGTPYAQGRVLRDMLASGVQEVGDPTQFHAVANDARAPMADGGLAMRLDCVPFSIVVNKDVERFYDEGEDVWPKRYAIWGRLIAQQRDQRAFAITDSQALHNYLPSVFPPMKADSIAQLAVMLDLDPAKLERVVAEYNAAVQPGTFHGNKLDDCRTEGLAIPKSHWARRIDTPPFYGHPLAPGITFTFLGVKVNDRARVMMADGKPSGNIFASGEIMAGNILGQGYLAGFGMTIGTVFGRIAGEEAAKIGRN is encoded by the coding sequence ATGGTTGAATTCACACGTCTCTGGGACGTCCTGGTGGTGGGCGGCGGAAATGCGGCGCTCTCGGCCGCGATCACCGCGGCGCGGGCCGGCGCCAGCGTCATCGTCGCCGAGCATGCGCCGAAGGCCATGCGCGGCGGCAACTCCCGCCACACGCGCAACCTGCGCGCCCTGCACCCCAAGCCGACCGACGTGCTCACCGAGAGCTACCTCGAGGAGGAATACTGGGATGACCTGCTGCGCGTGACCGGCGGCCGCACGGATGAGGCGCTGGCGCGCATGTGCATCCGCGCAAGCGAACATGCGCCCGGCTTTCTGCGCGATTGCGGCGTGGTCTTCCAGCCGAGCCTGTCAGGCACGCTCAGCCTCTCCCGCACCAACGCCTTCTTCCTGGGCGGCGGCAAGGCGCTGGTGAATGCGCTCTACCGCACGGCCGAGAAGCTCGGCATCACCATCCTCTACGACACCGAGGTGCAGCACATCGCCATCGAGGAGGGCTTCGCGCGGGAGGCCATCGTCTCCTGGCGGGGCTTCCCGCAGCGCATCCGTGCCAAGGCCGTCATCGCCTCGGCCGGCGGCTTCCAGGCGAACCGCGAGTGGCTGCGCGAATACTGGGGCGACGCGGCGGACAATTTCCAGATCCGCGGCACGCCCTATGCCCAGGGTCGCGTCTTGCGCGACATGCTGGCGAGCGGCGTTCAGGAGGTCGGCGACCCCACGCAGTTCCATGCCGTGGCCAATGACGCGCGCGCGCCAATGGCCGATGGCGGGCTCGCCATGCGCCTCGACTGCGTGCCCTTCTCCATCGTCGTGAACAAGGACGTGGAGCGCTTCTATGACGAGGGCGAGGATGTCTGGCCCAAGCGCTACGCCATCTGGGGCCGGCTGATCGCGCAGCAGCGCGACCAGCGGGCCTTCGCCATCACCGACAGCCAGGCGCTGCACAACTACCTGCCGAGCGTCTTCCCGCCGATGAAGGCGGACAGCATCGCTCAGCTCGCCGTCATGCTCGACCTCGACCCCGCCAAGCTCGAGCGCGTGGTGGCCGAATACAATGCGGCGGTGCAGCCCGGCACCTTCCACGGCAACAAGCTGGATGATTGCCGCACCGAGGGCCTCGCCATCCCCAAGAGCCACTGGGCGCGACGCATCGACACGCCGCCCTTCTACGGCCACCCGCTGGCGCCGGGCATCACCTTCACCTTCCTGGGGGTGAAGGTGAATGATCGCGCGCGGGTGATGATGGCCGATGGCAAGCCCTCGGGGAACATCTTCGCCAGCGGCGAGATCATGGCGGGCAACATCCTGGGCCAGGGCTACCTGGCCGGTTTCGGCATGACCATCGGCACCGTCTTTGGCCGCATCGCAGGCGAGGAGGCCGCGAAAATTGGAAGGAATTAA
- a CDS encoding FAD-dependent oxidoreductase — protein MSRDRVLIVGAGPVGLVAAAALAAEAIPVAIIEAERDLPDGMRASTFHPPTLDMLERFGVVESLIADGLICPTWQFRDRAEGPIATFDHAMIADDTRHPYRLQCEQWRLTRLLRERLAANAAVEFIYDARALGVTQDKDGVRLTISRPDGHREELAGRFLIGADGARSAIRKSLGIGFEGQTIPEIYLTLSTPFAYHDAIEDLTNIAYISDPDEWFVLLRNRNLWRLLLPTDPNEPEEVMLSDARIEQRMQEVLSKGGAYEITHRTAYRVHERVAERYVEGRVFLAGDAAHVNNPLGGMGMNGGIHDALNLAEKLAAVWRGAPLAAMGRYERQRRKVALEVVQQQALRNRSILNQKDPAVRQAFLDDLRATVADPARHRAHLLRTSMIQSLRDLEAIE, from the coding sequence ATGAGTCGTGATCGTGTTCTCATCGTGGGCGCGGGGCCGGTCGGCCTTGTCGCCGCCGCGGCCTTGGCGGCCGAGGCCATTCCCGTCGCCATCATCGAGGCCGAGCGCGACCTGCCGGACGGCATGCGCGCCAGCACCTTCCACCCGCCCACGCTCGACATGCTGGAGCGCTTCGGCGTGGTGGAGAGCCTGATCGCGGACGGCCTGATCTGCCCCACCTGGCAGTTCCGCGACCGTGCCGAGGGGCCCATCGCCACCTTCGACCACGCGATGATCGCGGATGACACGCGCCACCCCTACCGCCTGCAATGCGAGCAATGGCGGCTCACGCGCCTGCTGCGCGAGCGCCTGGCGGCGAATGCGGCGGTGGAGTTCATCTACGACGCGCGCGCGCTCGGCGTGACGCAGGACAAGGACGGCGTTCGCCTCACCATCAGCCGGCCGGACGGCCATCGGGAAGAACTGGCCGGCCGCTTCCTCATCGGCGCCGACGGCGCGCGCAGCGCCATCCGCAAGAGCCTTGGCATCGGCTTCGAGGGGCAGACCATCCCCGAGATCTACCTGACGCTCTCCACGCCCTTCGCCTATCACGACGCGATCGAGGACCTCACCAACATCGCCTATATCAGCGACCCGGATGAGTGGTTCGTGCTGCTGCGGAACCGCAACCTCTGGCGCCTGCTGCTGCCGACCGACCCGAACGAGCCGGAGGAGGTCATGCTCTCCGATGCGCGGATCGAGCAGCGCATGCAGGAGGTTCTGTCCAAGGGCGGCGCCTACGAGATTACGCACCGCACCGCCTATCGCGTGCATGAGCGCGTGGCCGAGCGCTATGTGGAAGGCCGTGTCTTCCTCGCGGGCGATGCGGCGCATGTGAACAATCCGCTCGGCGGCATGGGCATGAATGGCGGCATCCATGACGCACTGAACCTGGCGGAGAAGCTTGCCGCCGTCTGGCGCGGCGCGCCGCTGGCGGCGATGGGCCGCTACGAGCGGCAGCGGCGCAAGGTGGCGCTGGAGGTCGTGCAGCAGCAGGCGCTGCGGAACCGCTCCATCCTGAACCAGAAGGACCCGGCGGTGCGCCAGGCCTTCCTCGACGATCTGCGCGCGACGGTGGCCGATCCGGCGCGACACCGCGCGCATCTGCTGCGCACCAGCATGATCCAAAGCCTGCGTGACCTGGAGGCCATCGAATGA